A genomic region of Acidobacteriota bacterium contains the following coding sequences:
- the pckA gene encoding phosphoenolpyruvate carboxykinase (ATP), translating to MPETLVAPVPLPIAKPGPIHWNLGTAALYEEAVRRDEGTVAESGPIVCITAPHTGRSPNDKFLVKEPSTERDVWWGKVNRPIDGAVFDALYEETMASLDGRTLYVQDCFAGADPDYRLPIRIVTERAWHSLFARTMFLEQPAGTPPGGHEPQFTVIDIPSMTADPARHGTNSGTFILLNFARRTVLIGGTSYAGEIKKSIFTVMNYLLPARGIMSMHCSANIGADGDTALFFGLSGTGKTTLSSDPNRGLIGDDEHGWSDNGIFNFEGGCYAKTIKLSEEAEPEIYSTTRRFGTVLENVVMDPATRRLDLDDDSITENTRGAYPISFIDNWVPSGRGDHPANIVMLTCDAFGVLPPISRLTPAGAMYHFLSGYTAKVAGTEKGITEPKATFSTCFGAPFMVHHPTTYAKLLGDRIASSGARVWLVNTGWTGGAYGVGSRMKIAHTRAMISAALSGALDDVPYAPDPIFNVDVPTAVPDVPREGLQPRAAWSDGAAYDAQAVTLAGMFAENFAAFESEASDDVRQAGPRA from the coding sequence ATGCCTGAGACGCTTGTGGCTCCCGTCCCCCTCCCGATTGCCAAACCCGGCCCAATCCACTGGAATCTGGGCACCGCGGCGCTCTACGAAGAAGCAGTTCGACGCGATGAAGGAACCGTCGCCGAGTCGGGTCCGATCGTTTGCATCACGGCCCCCCACACGGGACGCTCACCCAACGACAAGTTCCTCGTGAAGGAGCCGTCGACAGAGCGCGACGTCTGGTGGGGCAAAGTCAACCGGCCGATCGACGGGGCGGTGTTCGACGCGCTCTACGAGGAGACGATGGCGTCGCTCGACGGCAGGACGCTCTACGTGCAGGACTGCTTCGCCGGCGCCGATCCCGACTACCGGCTGCCGATTCGGATCGTGACCGAGCGGGCCTGGCACAGCCTGTTCGCCCGGACGATGTTCCTCGAGCAGCCGGCCGGCACCCCGCCCGGCGGGCATGAGCCACAGTTCACGGTCATCGACATTCCGTCGATGACCGCCGATCCGGCGCGTCACGGCACCAATTCAGGCACGTTCATCCTCCTCAACTTCGCCCGTCGCACCGTGCTGATCGGCGGCACGAGCTATGCCGGCGAGATAAAGAAGTCGATCTTCACCGTGATGAATTACCTGCTGCCGGCCCGGGGCATCATGTCGATGCACTGCTCGGCCAACATTGGCGCGGACGGCGACACCGCGCTCTTCTTCGGTCTTTCCGGCACCGGCAAGACGACGCTGTCCTCGGATCCCAATCGCGGCCTGATTGGAGACGACGAGCACGGCTGGAGCGATAACGGCATCTTCAACTTCGAGGGCGGCTGCTACGCGAAGACGATCAAGCTCTCGGAGGAGGCCGAGCCGGAAATCTACAGCACGACGCGCCGGTTCGGTACGGTGCTCGAGAACGTGGTGATGGACCCGGCGACCCGCCGGCTGGATCTCGACGACGATTCGATTACGGAGAACACGCGCGGCGCGTACCCGATCTCGTTCATCGACAACTGGGTCCCGTCGGGGCGCGGCGACCACCCGGCGAACATCGTGATGCTGACGTGCGACGCGTTCGGCGTGCTGCCGCCCATCTCGCGCCTGACGCCGGCCGGCGCGATGTATCACTTCCTTTCCGGCTACACCGCCAAGGTGGCGGGGACCGAGAAGGGGATCACCGAACCCAAGGCGACGTTCAGCACCTGTTTCGGCGCCCCGTTCATGGTGCACCATCCGACCACCTACGCGAAGCTGCTCGGCGATCGCATCGCTTCGAGCGGCGCCCGGGTCTGGCTGGTCAACACGGGGTGGACGGGCGGCGCTTACGGTGTCGGCAGCCGGATGAAGATTGCGCACACCCGCGCGATGATTTCGGCCGCGCTGTCGGGCGCCCTCGATGACGTGCCGTACGCGCCGGACCCGATCTTCAACGTCGACGTGCCGACCGCGGTGCCGGACGTGCCGAGGGAGGGGCTCCAGCCGCGTGCCGCGTGGAGCGACGGGGCGGCCTACGACGCGCAGGCGGTGACTCTCGCCGGCATGTTCGCCGAGAACTTCGCCGCGTTCGAGTCGGAGGCCTCGGACGACGTGCGGCAAGCGGGTCCCCGGGCCTAG
- the lpdA gene encoding dihydrolipoyl dehydrogenase, protein MQTRVAVIGAGPGGYVAAFRAADLGMAVTLVDEAPKPGGVCLYRGCMPSKALLHAARVVSEAREAERWGIAFGEPAIDPARLRAWKDEVVAKLTGGLALLARQRGVTCVQGRGAFADAATLSVGPAGASATGEASRVAFDHAIIATGSRPTRPGPLALDDPRVLDSTGALDIDRIPKSLLVVGGGYIGLELGTVYAALGADVTIVEMTGSLLPGADADLVRVLARRMNRIAAAVHVNTTVRGLTPRPDGIEAALSGSAAGGGASAGGGPREWTERFDAVLVAVGRTPNSGIEGLDRTRVERDERGFIRVDAQRRTAEPAIFAVGDVTGEPMLAHKAFAEAGVAVETIAGRNAAFAPRAIPAVVFTDPEVAWCGLTEMQAAREGRDVRVARFPWGASGRALTLDRPEGVTKLVIDPGTERVLGVGIAGVGAGELIAEGVLAVEQELRASELGQAIHAHPTLSETMGEAAEAFLGQSAHIYRPKR, encoded by the coding sequence TTGCAGACACGAGTGGCAGTGATTGGGGCGGGTCCGGGAGGCTACGTGGCGGCGTTTCGCGCGGCCGACCTGGGCATGGCGGTGACGCTGGTCGACGAGGCGCCGAAACCCGGCGGGGTGTGCCTGTACCGCGGGTGCATGCCGTCGAAGGCGTTGCTGCATGCGGCGCGCGTCGTCAGCGAGGCGCGCGAGGCGGAGCGGTGGGGGATTGCGTTCGGCGAGCCGGCGATCGATCCGGCGCGGCTGCGGGCGTGGAAGGACGAGGTGGTGGCGAAGCTGACCGGGGGGCTGGCGCTTCTGGCCAGACAGCGGGGCGTAACGTGCGTGCAGGGCCGCGGCGCGTTTGCCGACGCGGCGACCTTGAGCGTCGGGCCGGCCGGTGCTTCCGCGACCGGAGAGGCATCCCGCGTTGCCTTCGATCACGCGATCATCGCGACCGGATCCCGGCCGACCCGGCCTGGGCCGCTCGCCCTGGACGATCCGCGCGTGCTCGATTCGACCGGCGCGCTCGATATCGACCGGATTCCGAAGTCGCTGCTCGTCGTCGGCGGCGGCTATATCGGCCTGGAACTCGGGACGGTCTACGCGGCCCTCGGCGCCGACGTCACCATCGTCGAGATGACGGGAAGCCTGTTGCCGGGGGCGGACGCCGACCTGGTGCGCGTGCTCGCCCGGCGGATGAACCGAATCGCGGCGGCCGTGCACGTCAACACCACGGTTCGCGGGCTGACGCCGCGGCCCGACGGGATAGAGGCGGCGCTGTCCGGATCGGCCGCGGGCGGCGGCGCCTCCGCCGGCGGCGGCCCGCGCGAGTGGACGGAACGGTTCGACGCGGTGCTGGTCGCGGTGGGACGCACGCCCAACTCCGGCATCGAGGGTCTTGACCGGACACGCGTCGAGCGGGACGAGCGAGGGTTCATTCGTGTCGACGCCCAGCGGCGCACCGCCGAGCCGGCCATCTTCGCGGTAGGCGACGTCACCGGCGAGCCGATGCTGGCCCACAAGGCGTTTGCGGAAGCGGGCGTCGCGGTGGAGACGATTGCGGGGCGGAACGCCGCGTTTGCGCCGCGCGCGATCCCGGCGGTTGTCTTCACCGATCCGGAAGTGGCGTGGTGCGGGCTGACCGAGATGCAGGCGGCGCGCGAAGGCCGAGACGTCCGGGTGGCGCGGTTTCCCTGGGGAGCGTCGGGGCGGGCGCTCACGCTCGACCGGCCGGAGGGGGTCACCAAGCTGGTGATCGATCCCGGCACGGAGCGCGTGCTGGGAGTCGGAATCGCGGGAGTCGGCGCCGGGGAGTTGATTGCCGAAGGCGTGCTGGCGGTCGAGCAGGAGCTCCGGGCGTCGGAGTTGGGTCAGGCGATCCACGCGCACCCCACGCTGTCCGAGACGATGGGTGAGGCGGCCGAGGCGTTCTTGGGCCAGAGTGCCCACATCTACCGGCCGAAGCGGTAG
- a CDS encoding PQQ-binding-like beta-propeller repeat protein — translation MSRPTVRAVPRFRLPLLALLLLPAVADAQGADWRTYLGDPGRRHYSPLDQITRDNVHQLQTAWRYDSGELRDGVSLMYTSPLVVDGVLYGLSPRLVAFALDAATGEELWRHDADRGQTHQRGLMWWEWGAETRLFYTAGRHLIALDPTDGRPVPTFGDNGALDLMPDGLSGPLTVTVPGIVFEDLIVLGFTTSEDRNALPGSISAYSAVDGSLVWRFHAIPRPEELAANTWADGALATGGGANVWTGMALDADRELLFAPTGSATPDFDGRTRQGSNLYANTLLALDVRTGSLRWHYQVVRHDLWDRDLPSPPTLVQVEHDGAAIDAVALPTKTGQLFVFDRETGRPVFEVTEVDAAQSRVLGEGASPTQPQSAIAFTRQRFELTARSPEAREYVRAVIERLDRRPLAPPSLEGSLLYPAYAGGANWGGAAFDPATNRLIINAQEIGGIVRITQAANPDADYSLDSRTRIRDQDGLPGNAPPWGTLTSIDLATGALDWQVPLGDYPSLEGAGYGAENFGGPVVTAGGLVFIAATPDARLRAFDTRDGVQLWQADLPAGGFSTPAVYAAGGRQFVVIAAGGGRMGPPSSAEYRAFALPTSAIPSPPPPQPQPEPTR, via the coding sequence GTGTCGCGTCCGACAGTCCGGGCTGTCCCGCGCTTCCGCCTGCCGCTGCTGGCCTTGCTGCTGTTGCCCGCGGTTGCGGACGCGCAAGGGGCGGACTGGCGAACCTACCTGGGAGACCCCGGGCGCCGGCACTACTCGCCGCTCGACCAGATCACCCGTGACAACGTCCACCAGCTGCAAACGGCGTGGCGCTACGATTCCGGCGAGCTGCGCGATGGCGTTTCCCTCATGTACACCAGTCCGCTCGTCGTGGACGGTGTCCTGTACGGCCTGTCGCCGAGGCTCGTGGCGTTCGCCCTTGACGCGGCGACCGGAGAGGAGCTGTGGCGCCATGACGCCGATCGGGGGCAGACTCACCAGCGGGGCCTCATGTGGTGGGAATGGGGTGCGGAAACGCGCCTGTTCTATACGGCCGGGCGCCACCTGATCGCACTCGACCCCACCGACGGCCGCCCCGTCCCGACGTTCGGCGACAACGGCGCGCTCGACCTGATGCCGGACGGCTTGTCCGGGCCGCTCACGGTGACAGTCCCCGGCATCGTCTTCGAGGATCTGATCGTCCTCGGCTTCACGACGAGCGAGGATCGGAATGCGCTGCCGGGCTCGATCTCCGCCTACAGCGCCGTCGACGGTTCACTCGTGTGGCGCTTCCACGCCATCCCGCGCCCGGAGGAGCTGGCGGCGAACACGTGGGCCGACGGCGCGCTGGCGACGGGCGGCGGGGCGAACGTCTGGACCGGAATGGCGCTCGATGCCGATCGCGAACTGCTGTTCGCGCCGACCGGATCCGCCACCCCGGATTTCGACGGCCGCACGCGGCAGGGCAGCAATCTCTACGCCAACACGCTTCTCGCGCTGGACGTGCGGACGGGCTCCCTGCGGTGGCACTACCAGGTCGTGCGGCACGACCTGTGGGATCGCGACCTTCCGTCGCCGCCGACGCTGGTGCAGGTGGAACACGACGGCGCGGCGATCGACGCGGTAGCCCTACCGACGAAGACGGGGCAGCTCTTCGTCTTCGACCGGGAAACGGGCCGGCCGGTTTTCGAGGTCACCGAGGTCGACGCGGCGCAGAGCCGTGTCCTCGGAGAGGGCGCCTCGCCCACCCAGCCGCAATCGGCAATCGCCTTCACCCGCCAGCGGTTCGAGCTGACGGCCCGCAGCCCGGAAGCGCGCGAGTACGTTCGCGCGGTCATCGAGCGACTCGACCGGCGGCCTCTCGCGCCGCCCAGCCTCGAGGGGAGCCTGCTCTACCCCGCCTACGCCGGCGGTGCGAACTGGGGAGGCGCCGCGTTCGACCCGGCAACAAACCGCCTGATCATCAACGCACAGGAGATCGGCGGCATCGTCAGGATCACCCAGGCCGCCAACCCGGACGCCGACTACTCGCTGGACAGCCGGACTCGCATCCGCGATCAGGACGGCCTGCCCGGCAACGCGCCGCCGTGGGGAACGCTCACGTCCATCGATCTGGCGACCGGCGCACTCGACTGGCAGGTACCGCTGGGCGACTATCCGTCGCTGGAGGGCGCGGGCTATGGCGCCGAGAACTTCGGTGGCCCGGTCGTCACGGCGGGCGGCCTCGTTTTCATCGCGGCGACTCCCGACGCCAGGCTCCGCGCGTTCGACACCCGCGACGGCGTCCAATTGTGGCAGGCCGACCTGCCGGCCGGCGGTTTCTCGACACCCGCCGTCTACGCCGCGGGAGGACGCCAGTTCGTGGTCATCGCGGCGGGCGGCGGCCGAATGGGTCCTCCGTCGAGCGCCGAGTACCGGGCGTTCGCTCTTCCGACCAGTGCCATCCCGTCCCCACCCCCACCCCAGCCGCAGCCGGAGCCAACAAGGTAA
- the gatB gene encoding Asp-tRNA(Asn)/Glu-tRNA(Gln) amidotransferase subunit GatB, translated as MTFEPVIGLEIHAHLLTDTKIFCGCRTAFGAPPNSQVCPVCLGLPGALPVLNRRAVKHAVRASLALGCDVQPVSIFARKNYFYPDLPKGYQISQYEQPLATGGRVAYAIDGAPHEVRITRVHMEEDAGKSLHEGFPDSERSTYLDFNRSGVPLIEIVTEPDLRAPGEAAHFFEHLRRILLALGVNDGNMEEGSLRCDANVSVRPAGAERLGVKVEVKNLNSFRFLEQALAHEVERQTGVVEGGGRVVQETRLWDTARRRTTAMRSKEEAHDYRYFPDPDLPPLVVDPAWVDALRGSLPELPEARRQRLIARYALPQQDAALLAHDGAVADYFEAAAEASGNPRGAANWIMGELTRLAKSGNVSVPAVGVTPAALGALVRMIDGGKVSGSAAKGVLERMARTGDAPEAIVEAEGLAQIGDAGALEGAVRQALADNPDAVRKFRSGKEGALGYLVGQVMRATRGQANPRLAKEMVRRALQE; from the coding sequence ATGACATTCGAACCGGTCATCGGCCTCGAGATTCACGCGCATCTCCTGACCGACACCAAGATCTTCTGCGGCTGCCGCACGGCGTTCGGGGCGCCTCCCAACAGCCAGGTCTGTCCCGTCTGCCTGGGGCTGCCGGGCGCGCTGCCGGTGCTGAACCGACGCGCCGTGAAGCACGCGGTCCGGGCGTCGCTCGCCCTGGGCTGCGACGTGCAGCCGGTTTCCATCTTTGCCCGCAAGAACTACTTCTATCCGGACCTGCCGAAGGGCTACCAGATCTCCCAGTACGAACAGCCGCTCGCCACCGGCGGCCGGGTGGCGTACGCCATCGACGGGGCGCCGCACGAGGTGCGCATCACCCGCGTCCACATGGAAGAGGACGCCGGGAAGTCGCTCCACGAGGGCTTTCCCGACTCGGAGCGCTCCACCTATCTCGACTTCAACCGAAGCGGCGTTCCGCTGATCGAGATCGTCACCGAGCCCGACCTGCGGGCTCCCGGCGAGGCGGCGCACTTCTTCGAGCACCTGCGCCGCATCCTGCTCGCCCTCGGCGTCAACGACGGCAACATGGAGGAGGGCAGCCTGCGGTGCGACGCGAACGTGTCGGTCCGCCCGGCCGGCGCGGAGCGGCTGGGCGTCAAGGTCGAGGTCAAGAACCTCAACTCGTTCCGCTTCCTCGAGCAGGCGCTGGCCCATGAAGTGGAGCGCCAGACCGGCGTGGTCGAGGGGGGCGGCAGGGTAGTGCAGGAGACCCGCCTCTGGGATACCGCGCGGCGCCGCACCACCGCGATGCGAAGCAAGGAAGAGGCGCACGACTATCGGTATTTTCCGGATCCCGACCTCCCGCCCCTCGTGGTGGACCCGGCGTGGGTGGATGCGCTGCGCGGGTCGCTGCCCGAGCTGCCGGAGGCGCGCCGGCAGCGCCTGATCGCGCGATACGCCCTGCCGCAGCAGGATGCCGCGCTGCTGGCGCACGACGGCGCGGTGGCCGACTACTTCGAGGCGGCGGCCGAAGCCTCCGGCAACCCCAGGGGCGCGGCGAACTGGATCATGGGCGAGTTGACGCGGCTTGCGAAGAGCGGGAACGTGAGCGTGCCCGCGGTGGGCGTTACGCCAGCGGCGCTCGGCGCGCTCGTGCGGATGATCGACGGCGGCAAGGTCAGCGGTTCCGCCGCCAAGGGCGTGCTGGAGCGGATGGCGCGGACGGGCGACGCGCCGGAGGCCATCGTCGAAGCGGAAGGATTGGCCCAGATCGGCGATGCGGGCGCGCTCGAGGGAGCGGTCCGGCAGGCGCTGGCGGACAATCCGGATGCCGTGCGGAAGTTCCGTTCCGGGAAGGAAGGCGCGCTCGGCTACCTGGTGGGTCAGGTGATGCGGGCCACCCGGGGCCAGGCAAACCCGCGCCTCGCCAAGGAAATGGTGCGCAGGGCTCTGCAGGAATGA
- the lipA gene encoding lipoyl synthase, with translation MAPVTFFRGRPTRNPDLPRERKPPWFRVRAPGSPGYVRLKGLMRELSLHTVCEEASCPNIGECWQHGTATFMILGDTCTRSCGYCNVKHGTPGRVDPDEPERLAEAVFALDLDHVVVTSVDRDDLPDGGASAFSAVVRAIRQRAPGCRVEVLIPDFSNRPAPIEAVLDAGPDILNHNLETVERLYRTARPGGRYRWALGLLDHARRCRPEVPTKSGVMVGLGETTDELLAAFADLRAAGCQILTIGQYLRPSPAHLPVARYYHPDEFADLKRHALKIGFRHVESGPLVRSSYHAHEQADSYQAATA, from the coding sequence ATGGCCCCCGTCACCTTCTTCCGCGGCCGTCCCACCCGTAATCCGGACCTCCCGCGTGAACGGAAACCGCCCTGGTTTCGGGTGCGCGCACCCGGCAGCCCCGGCTACGTGCGGCTCAAGGGGCTGATGCGCGAGCTGTCCCTCCATACGGTCTGCGAGGAGGCGAGCTGTCCCAATATCGGCGAGTGCTGGCAGCATGGGACCGCGACCTTCATGATCCTGGGCGACACGTGCACGCGCTCGTGCGGCTACTGCAACGTGAAGCATGGGACCCCGGGCCGCGTCGATCCCGACGAACCCGAGCGGCTGGCGGAAGCGGTCTTCGCGCTCGACCTCGACCATGTCGTAGTCACTTCCGTCGACCGGGACGACCTTCCGGACGGCGGCGCATCGGCGTTCTCCGCCGTCGTCCGCGCGATCCGCCAGCGGGCGCCAGGGTGCCGCGTCGAGGTCCTGATCCCCGACTTCTCGAATCGCCCGGCGCCGATCGAGGCGGTTCTCGACGCCGGGCCCGACATCCTGAACCACAACCTGGAGACGGTCGAGCGTCTCTATCGCACGGCGCGCCCCGGCGGCCGCTACCGCTGGGCGCTGGGCCTGCTCGACCACGCGCGGCGCTGCCGTCCGGAGGTGCCGACCAAGTCCGGCGTCATGGTCGGCCTCGGCGAGACGACGGACGAACTGCTGGCCGCGTTCGCCGACCTGCGGGCGGCGGGTTGCCAGATCCTGACGATCGGCCAGTACCTCCGCCCCTCCCCCGCCCACCTGCCCGTCGCGCGCTACTACCACCCCGACGAATTCGCGGACCTCAAGCGCCACGCCCTGAAGATCGGCTTCCGTCACGTGGAATCGGGTCCGCTGGTACGCAGCTCCTACCACGCGCACGAGCAGGCCGACTCGTACCAGGCCGCCACGGCTTAG
- a CDS encoding DUF4147 domain-containing protein, whose translation MASPVSPRRPTASRSIDSPADSAPRSPSPSLHLTLATLRQQARRIVDAGIAAAGAGRLTARALVTPAVAAALGRRAPIVIAAGKASAVMARAFVASRGGASAGPDVAVRGMIASPQAGAPAGGLEWFDVGHPTPTAGSAAAGRRALELAASAGDDEVVVLLLSGGASAGLAAPVEGITLEDKVAVTTLLLRGGVAIDDLNCVRKHLSAIKGGRLAVAAGGRVVTLAISDVVDPTPDDPAVIGSGPTTPDPTTFADARAIVRAATAATAAAGPAGGLDAMPAAALDALDRGVRGEIPESPKPGDPRLAESSYHLAGSRREAIDGAAAEARALGFTVLRIDEPVTGEARDVALRHVQHVAQLAYEQPRPCCVLSAGETTVRVRGSGKGGRNQEFALAAAFHLTRRFPQAVLASVGTDGIDGPTEAAGALIDTMTPTRAADAGLQRPEIYLAANDSFSFFDALGDLIRTGPTDTNVGDLQVVLIA comes from the coding sequence ATGGCATCACCCGTCTCTCCACGTCGACCGACCGCAAGCCGCTCCATTGATTCTCCGGCTGACTCCGCACCCCGCTCCCCATCTCCGAGCCTCCATCTGACTCTCGCAACCCTTAGACAGCAGGCGCGCCGCATCGTCGACGCCGGCATTGCCGCGGCTGGCGCAGGGCGCCTGACGGCGCGCGCGCTCGTTACGCCGGCGGTTGCCGCCGCGTTGGGGCGCCGCGCACCGATCGTGATCGCCGCCGGCAAGGCGTCCGCCGTGATGGCGCGGGCGTTCGTTGCGTCGCGGGGGGGCGCGTCGGCGGGCCCGGACGTCGCCGTCCGCGGCATGATTGCCTCGCCGCAGGCGGGCGCTCCAGCGGGTGGGCTGGAGTGGTTCGACGTCGGTCATCCGACTCCGACCGCGGGCAGCGCCGCGGCCGGCCGGCGGGCGCTGGAGCTGGCCGCGAGCGCCGGCGACGACGAGGTGGTCGTCCTGCTGCTGTCGGGCGGCGCCTCGGCCGGACTGGCCGCTCCGGTAGAGGGGATCACGCTGGAGGACAAGGTGGCGGTCACGACGCTGCTGTTGCGCGGCGGCGTCGCGATAGACGACCTCAACTGCGTCCGCAAGCACCTGTCGGCCATCAAGGGCGGGCGTCTCGCCGTCGCGGCGGGCGGCCGTGTGGTCACCCTGGCGATCTCCGACGTGGTCGATCCCACCCCGGATGATCCGGCCGTGATCGGATCGGGGCCGACGACCCCCGACCCGACGACGTTCGCCGACGCGCGGGCCATAGTGCGGGCCGCCACCGCGGCGACTGCGGCCGCCGGTCCGGCCGGGGGACTGGACGCCATGCCGGCCGCCGCCCTTGACGCTCTCGATCGAGGCGTTCGGGGCGAGATTCCCGAGAGCCCGAAACCCGGCGATCCTCGGCTTGCCGAATCGTCGTATCACCTGGCCGGCAGTCGCCGCGAAGCGATCGATGGGGCGGCGGCCGAGGCGAGAGCGCTCGGTTTCACCGTGCTCCGAATCGACGAGCCGGTCACCGGCGAGGCCCGTGACGTCGCCCTGCGGCACGTCCAGCACGTGGCGCAACTGGCCTACGAGCAGCCGCGTCCGTGTTGCGTGCTGTCAGCCGGGGAGACGACCGTCCGCGTCAGGGGAAGCGGCAAGGGCGGTCGGAATCAGGAGTTCGCGCTGGCCGCCGCTTTTCATCTGACACGTCGTTTTCCGCAGGCGGTCCTCGCGAGTGTCGGGACCGACGGCATCGACGGGCCGACCGAGGCCGCGGGTGCGCTGATCGACACCATGACACCGACGCGCGCCGCCGACGCGGGGCTTCAACGCCCCGAGATCTACCTGGCGGCGAATGACTCGTTCTCCTTTTTCGACGCGCTGGGCGATCTCATCCGCACCGGCCCGACCGACACCAACGTCGGCGATCTCCAGGTAGTTCTGATCGCGTGA
- a CDS encoding mucin-5B, protein MRGTGGVAHQSNRRRLAAGTAVAAACALLLHGAPGATTAGQPPPVTSGGEEDTAWTLLYAEDFSTPLNDDVTPWIWDGYGEPFDTIVDDAGLWYRNDYGPAWTAALNSFATYRKEFPAGQDDWLTISLSGRDWNRDGVIEAPPSVTAEIRNGVPVAVLNVPDHTGGAIVRSTRALPRRYRIEYTLTTLDFGGKRNGSLQYDGRVNGYGTAGCKTQHPWGEGSRTRGWSGDASAPYCEWQDVRAGPYGYNGFHFLAIVDFPDPVPRNNHFWHYHRKVLMDAFAQHPDRIGSGSGGRVCDPMTNTYYAYRDSSFNTVNVWINGLPNWSPGRGSLVSSSQWFMTSCSGGLAEPYLSSAAELQPELMPEATYTFAIERSATGYTLETSGNFARVGRTTLRFHRPFVVGDAPIWHYNVTAGEYDGRFNADLVQDDAWGRMTWPDQWPAGSAYPDYFVIGDPYTNAYEGRASLTDVRLYVPQVDVTPPIPRLPDPDETR, encoded by the coding sequence GTGCGCGGGACCGGAGGCGTGGCGCATCAATCCAACCGGCGGCGTCTGGCCGCCGGCACGGCTGTCGCGGCGGCGTGTGCCCTGCTGCTGCACGGCGCGCCCGGCGCGACCACCGCAGGCCAGCCTCCGCCGGTCACGAGCGGGGGCGAAGAAGACACGGCCTGGACCCTGCTCTACGCGGAGGACTTCTCCACCCCGCTCAACGACGACGTCACGCCCTGGATCTGGGACGGCTACGGCGAGCCGTTCGACACCATCGTCGACGACGCCGGCCTGTGGTACCGGAACGACTACGGGCCGGCATGGACCGCCGCGCTCAATTCGTTCGCGACGTACCGAAAGGAGTTCCCGGCCGGCCAGGACGACTGGCTCACCATCTCGCTGTCGGGTCGCGACTGGAACCGCGATGGCGTGATCGAGGCACCGCCGTCCGTTACTGCCGAGATCCGGAACGGCGTGCCGGTCGCCGTCCTGAACGTGCCGGACCACACCGGCGGGGCCATCGTCCGCTCGACCCGCGCCCTGCCCCGGCGCTACCGCATCGAATACACGCTCACGACCCTGGACTTCGGCGGCAAGCGGAATGGCTCGCTCCAATACGACGGACGCGTGAACGGCTACGGGACAGCCGGCTGCAAGACGCAGCATCCATGGGGCGAGGGTTCACGGACGCGGGGCTGGTCCGGCGACGCTTCCGCCCCCTACTGCGAGTGGCAGGATGTCCGCGCCGGCCCCTACGGCTACAACGGGTTTCACTTCCTGGCGATCGTCGACTTCCCCGATCCGGTCCCCCGAAACAACCACTTCTGGCACTACCACCGGAAGGTGTTGATGGATGCTTTCGCGCAGCATCCGGACCGTATCGGGAGCGGATCCGGCGGCCGGGTCTGCGACCCGATGACCAACACGTACTACGCGTACCGCGACAGCAGCTTCAACACCGTCAACGTCTGGATAAACGGCCTGCCCAACTGGAGCCCGGGGCGCGGCTCCCTCGTCAGCAGCTCGCAGTGGTTCATGACGAGCTGTTCCGGGGGACTTGCCGAGCCGTATCTCTCGTCGGCCGCCGAGCTGCAGCCGGAGCTGATGCCGGAGGCGACTTACACCTTCGCGATTGAGCGGAGCGCCACCGGCTACACGCTGGAAACGAGCGGCAACTTCGCGCGGGTCGGCCGTACGACGCTCCGCTTCCACCGGCCGTTCGTCGTGGGCGACGCGCCCATCTGGCACTACAACGTGACGGCCGGCGAGTACGACGGGCGATTCAACGCCGATCTCGTGCAGGACGACGCCTGGGGCCGCATGACCTGGCCCGATCAGTGGCCGGCCGGTTCCGCCTATCCCGACTACTTCGTGATCGGCGATCCCTACACGAATGCCTACGAGGGACGCGCCAGCCTGACCGACGTCCGGCTGTACGTGCCGCAGGTCGACGTCACACCACCCATCCCGCGCCTCCCCGACCCCGACGAGACACGCTGA